The segment GATCTAACGATCTCGAGGATATCTGGATGCCGTACAACAGCTTCTTGCAAGATATCGAGAAGCTGATCAGTAGAGAACCGCTCGATAATCTTCCTAGCGTCATGTGGCATCAATCGAGACGAAACGGCGCCGATGACACCTTCGTTTAGCATCGCGATTCCATTCTCATCGAGCTTTCGCTTCTTCAACATATCCATGGTCTGAAAG is part of the Camelina sativa cultivar DH55 unplaced genomic scaffold, Cs unpScaffold33257, whole genome shotgun sequence genome and harbors:
- the LOC109132160 gene encoding UBP1-associated protein 2C-like → MDMLKKRKLDENGIAMLNEGVIGAVSSRLMPHDARKIIERFSTDQLLDILQEAVVRHPDILEIV